One stretch of Luteitalea sp. DNA includes these proteins:
- the lipA gene encoding lipoyl synthase — protein sequence MSSVSPLHLIRPSERQPKPAWLKVRAPGSANYVRLKQLMRGSGLHTVCEEARCPNIGECWHHGTATFMILGDVCTRNCGYCAVAHGRPAPLDLEEPVRLAAAVERLGLSYVVITSVDRDDLPDGGASIFAASVRTIRAAMPQTRIEVLIPDFQGKADALRAVLDASPDVLNHNTETVPRLYRAARSGGRYTRTLELLRRSRAFAPHIPTKTGLMVGLGEQWEELIAVCRDLRDAGVQILTIGQYLRPTPAHLPMVRYYEPAEFAQLKEAALDMGFGHVESGPLVRSSYHAHEQADALVQGA from the coding sequence ATGTCGAGTGTCTCGCCGCTGCACCTGATCCGACCTTCCGAGCGACAGCCCAAACCAGCATGGTTGAAGGTTCGCGCGCCCGGCTCGGCCAACTATGTGCGGCTCAAGCAGTTGATGCGCGGCTCCGGCCTGCACACCGTCTGCGAGGAAGCACGCTGCCCGAACATCGGTGAGTGCTGGCATCACGGAACCGCGACGTTCATGATTCTCGGCGACGTGTGCACGCGAAATTGCGGCTACTGCGCCGTGGCACACGGGCGTCCGGCACCGCTCGACCTCGAAGAGCCGGTGAGGCTCGCCGCAGCGGTCGAGCGGCTCGGTCTCAGCTACGTCGTGATCACGTCGGTGGATCGCGACGATCTGCCGGACGGCGGCGCCTCGATCTTCGCGGCGTCGGTCCGCACCATTCGAGCCGCAATGCCGCAGACACGAATCGAGGTACTGATCCCAGACTTCCAAGGCAAAGCGGATGCTCTGCGGGCGGTGCTCGACGCCAGCCCAGACGTCTTGAATCACAACACGGAAACGGTGCCGCGCCTCTATCGCGCGGCACGCTCCGGCGGACGCTACACCAGGACCCTCGAGCTGCTTCGCCGGTCCCGCGCCTTCGCGCCGCATATTCCCACCAAGACGGGGCTGATGGTCGGTCTCGGCGAGCAATGGGAGGAGCTCATCGCGGTGTGTCGCGACTTGCGCGACGCGGGAGTCCAGATTCTCACGATTGGACAATACCTCCGGCCAACGCCAGCACACCTGCCGATGGTTCGCTACTACGAGCCGGCCGAGTTCGCGCAATTGAAGGAGGCCGCGCTCGACATGGGATTCGGCCACGTGGAATCCGGTCCGCTCGTCAGGAGCTCGTATCACGCGCACGAGCAGGCAGATGCTCTTGTTCAGGGGGCTTGA
- a CDS encoding metal-dependent hydrolase produces MTTQSSSLAITWLGHGTFLLESPGGRRILLDPFLTDNPACPEQYRRSVGPLDAMLITHGHGDHVSDALRIGRETEAPVVGSYEVCAWLEQKGLKNLVGMNIGGTTTVAGVRITMVQAIHGSGFVEDNRIVYLGLAAGFVLRFEDGLVAYFAGDTDVFGDMRLIAQLYEPQLAFLPIGDHYTMGPRQAALACELLGVKQVVPMHYGTFPVLTGTPAALRKLVEPKGVQVLELEPGRTAR; encoded by the coding sequence ATGACGACCCAGTCCTCCTCCCTCGCGATAACCTGGCTTGGCCATGGCACGTTCCTGCTGGAATCACCGGGCGGCCGGCGCATCCTGCTCGACCCGTTTCTGACCGACAACCCGGCGTGCCCGGAGCAATACCGGCGATCGGTTGGTCCGCTCGATGCCATGCTCATCACACATGGCCACGGCGATCACGTGAGCGACGCGCTTCGCATCGGACGAGAGACCGAAGCGCCGGTCGTCGGCTCGTACGAGGTCTGTGCGTGGCTCGAGCAGAAGGGCCTCAAGAATCTCGTCGGCATGAACATTGGTGGCACAACGACAGTAGCCGGTGTCCGCATCACGATGGTTCAAGCCATACACGGCAGCGGCTTCGTGGAGGACAACCGCATTGTGTACCTGGGCCTGGCCGCTGGGTTCGTGCTGCGCTTCGAAGACGGCCTCGTGGCGTACTTCGCGGGCGACACGGATGTCTTTGGGGACATGCGTCTCATTGCACAACTGTACGAGCCGCAGCTCGCGTTTCTCCCGATCGGTGATCACTACACGATGGGACCGCGACAGGCGGCGCTGGCGTGCGAGCTGCTCGGCGTGAAGCAGGTCGTGCCGATGCACTACGGCACCTTTCCCGTGCTTACAGGCACTCCCGCGGCGCTGCGTAAGCTGGTCGAGCCCAAGGGCGTCCAGGTCTTGGAGCTCGAGCCGGGCCGGACGGCCCGATGA
- a CDS encoding response regulator, with translation MSHSNPIRALIVDDEPPARRHLARLLATEPDISVVGECRHGLEAVARIEGLRPDLVFLDIQMPEVDGFEVVARIGPEHMPAVIFVTAYDEHALRAFEVHALDYLLKPVSRERFHAAVARSRRIIGTPEVETHARALTGVAHGQARFTERISVRHRGETRLIDIGEIDYITAELNYARLHVGERSYLIRDTLNHLETTLDPSRFLRIHRSAIVQMDRVRTLTSRFQGDVTLMLRNGVRLKSGRSYRARIRAAF, from the coding sequence ATGAGTCATTCCAACCCAATCCGGGCACTGATCGTGGACGATGAGCCGCCGGCGCGCCGGCACCTTGCGCGGCTGCTGGCAACGGAGCCGGATATCTCGGTGGTGGGCGAATGCCGGCACGGTCTCGAGGCAGTGGCGCGCATCGAGGGCCTACGGCCTGATCTCGTGTTCCTCGACATCCAGATGCCGGAGGTGGATGGCTTCGAGGTCGTCGCCCGAATCGGACCGGAGCACATGCCGGCGGTGATCTTCGTGACCGCCTACGACGAGCATGCGCTTCGCGCGTTCGAAGTGCACGCGCTCGACTATCTGTTGAAGCCGGTCTCGCGCGAGCGCTTTCACGCCGCCGTTGCAAGGAGCCGGCGCATCATCGGCACACCGGAAGTCGAGACGCACGCGCGGGCGCTGACGGGCGTTGCTCACGGACAGGCGCGGTTCACGGAGCGGATCTCGGTGAGACATCGAGGCGAGACTCGGCTCATCGACATCGGCGAGATCGACTACATCACCGCAGAGTTGAACTATGCGCGCCTCCACGTGGGTGAGCGCTCTTATCTGATCCGTGACACGCTCAATCATCTCGAGACCACGCTCGACCCGTCCCGCTTCCTTCGCATCCACCGCTCCGCCATTGTGCAGATGGATCGCGTCCGCACACTCACGTCTCGGTTCCAAGGCGACGTCACGCTGATGCTTCGCAACGGCGTTCGACTGAAGTCGGGCCGAAGCTATCGAGCACGGATCCGCGCGGCGTTCTGA
- a CDS encoding uracil-DNA glycosylase — MLEAARRAVIRCEICPRLRAHCQQVAREKKAAYRNETYWARPVPGFGDPRARLLVLGLAPAAHGANRTGRMFTGDGVGGSGDFLMRAMQVTGFSNKSTSERADDSLVLSDAYVLAAVRCAPPANKPTRDEILSCHRHLEAEVSALPNLQVVVALGRLASEAYWRLLAGRGIHVRPRPAFFHGQLFRPRERGLPILVESYHPSRQNTQTGKLTPSMLDAVFRTAAKLLR; from the coding sequence ATGCTCGAAGCTGCCCGCCGCGCGGTGATTCGCTGTGAGATCTGCCCTCGGTTGCGGGCGCACTGCCAGCAGGTCGCACGCGAGAAGAAAGCGGCCTACAGGAACGAGACGTACTGGGCTCGGCCGGTGCCCGGCTTCGGAGACCCGCGCGCGCGGCTGCTCGTGCTTGGCCTGGCCCCAGCGGCGCACGGCGCGAATCGGACGGGGCGCATGTTCACCGGTGACGGCGTCGGAGGATCAGGCGACTTTCTCATGCGCGCCATGCAGGTCACCGGCTTCTCCAACAAATCGACGTCCGAGCGGGCCGACGATAGCCTGGTGCTCAGCGACGCCTATGTGCTGGCAGCCGTTCGCTGCGCGCCGCCCGCGAACAAGCCGACACGCGACGAGATCCTGAGCTGCCATCGCCATCTCGAAGCGGAGGTCTCGGCCTTGCCAAACCTTCAAGTCGTCGTGGCACTGGGACGACTGGCGTCGGAAGCATATTGGCGTCTGCTCGCAGGGCGAGGCATTCACGTCCGCCCGCGGCCGGCGTTCTTCCACGGGCAGCTCTTCAGACCTCGGGAGCGAGGCCTACCGATCCTCGTCGAGTCCTACCACCCCAGTCGCCAGAACACGCAGACAGGCAAGCTCACGCCCAGCATGCTCGATGCCGTGTTTCGGACCGCTGCCAAGCTCCTCCGGTGA